The uncultured Roseibium sp. DNA segment TCTACGCCCGCGCCGAAGGCCTGCGGCACGCGGTAGGTGTTGAGCGCGAGCTGGCCGTCCAGCAGAGAGATCTCGACCGCCTGTCCCTTGCCGGTGCGGGTGCGTTCCTCCAGGGCTGCCAGGATGCCGATGACACCGTAGAACGATCCGGTGATGTCGCCGACCGGGACCCCCCAGCGGCAGGGCATACCCTCGCTGTCGTTGGAGCCGGTGATGCTCATGCCGCCGCTCAGGGCCTGAACGGTAACGTCATAGGCGCCCACATTCGCCCAGGGGCCTTCCGAGCCATATCCGCTGATCGAACAGGTCACGATGCGCGGGTTGATGTGTCTCAGGGTGTCGTAATGGATGCCCAGGCGTTTGGTCACCGAAGGCCGGAAATTGTCATAGACGACATCCGCGCCGGCAGCGAGCTTGAGGAAATCCGCCTTGTCTGAATCGTCCTTGAGATTGAGACAGACGCTCTTCTTGTTCCGCTGCAGGGCGAACAGAAATCCATCCGCGTCACTGACCGGATCCTCCGCCGTGCGGGCTTTAAGCGGCTGTGCCTTGTCGGGCGGGCAAATCCGGATGACCTCGGCCCCGAGAGAGGCAAGGATATCCGAGCCGAATGGGCCTGCCACCACGGTGGACAGGTCCAGGATGCGGATGCCGGACAGGGGGCGGGGGTCAGCGTTGGTCACGGGTGGTGTATTCCTCGGAGATGCCCGCTAGAGCGTACGGGCGATCAGCATCTTCATGATTTCGGAGCTGCCGCCGGCGATCCGGCGCACGCGGGCGTCGGTGTACATGCGGGCGATCGGCGTTTCGGCCATATATCCCCAGCCGCCGTGCAGCTGCAGGCATTCGTCCACGACGCGGCATTGCAGCTCGGTGTTGAACAGCTTGGCGATGGCCGCTTCGTCGCTGGTCAGTTCACCCTTGATGTGCCTGGCGATGCAGTGGTCCAGATGGGCCCAACCCACGGTGAGCTGCGCCTTCAGTTCGGCGAGTTTGAACTGTGTGTTCTGGAACTCGATCAGCGGTTTGCCGAAGACGACGCGGTCCTTGACGAATTCAACCGTCGTGTCGAAGGCTTTCTGGGCGGAGGACATGGCGATGGTCGCGATCGACAGGCGTTCTTTCGGGATCTCGTGCATCACCTGCTTGAAACCGCCGTTCTCTGTGCCGAGCAGGTTCGAGACGGGCACGCGCACGTCGTCGAAGAACAGTTCGGCGGTGTCGGACGCCTTCATGCCGATCTTCTTCAGCCGCTTGCCGCGGTCGAAACCCGGGCGGGTGCCGTCGACGACGATCAGGCTGACGCCGTTGCGCCCGAGTTCCGGCGCCGTCTTGCAGACCACGATCACCAGATCGGCATTGATGCCGTTGGTGATGTAGGTCTTCTGACCCTTGATCACGAACTCATCGCCGTCGCGCTTGGCGGTGGTGTTGATGTTCTTGAGATCGCTGCCGGCGTGCGGTTCGGTCATGGCGATCGCGCCGATCATCTCGCCGGTCACCATTCTCGGCAGCCAGCGCTTCTTCTGTTCGTCGGTGCCGAGTGCCTCGATATAGGAGGCGACGATGTCGGTATGGGTCTGGATCGTGAAGCTCGACTGACCGGTGTAGCCCAGCTCCTCGTCGATGATGCTGAGATGCAGGAAACCGCCGCCCGCGCCGCCGTATTCCTCGCTCACGGTGGGGCAGAGGATGCCCATCTCGCCGGCCTTGCGCCACAGTTCCTTGGGGATGATGCCGTCTTCTTCCCACTTGGCAATGTTGGGCATGAGTTCGGCCTGAAAGAACTTGCGGACTGCGCGGCGCAGTTCCTCATGTTCCGGTTCGTAAATCGCGCGATTTTCCATCATGGCGGTGATCTCCCGTCTTCCCGTCAGGATTCGGCTTCCGCCGGGGCGGGATTGGTGTAGCCCTGGAGCAGGGCGGAGGGCACCAGCTTACGCAATTCTTCCGTGGTGAACGGGGCGTCATCCGCCTTCACAAGGCTCGCCTTCATTTCCGGGTCGTTGTAGATCGCAACCTTGCGCTCCTCGACGCGGAATGCCTGTCCGTTGATGTTGGCGGCATCGTCGGAACACAGATAGCTGACGAACGGGGCGACATGTTCCGGGCCGCCCATGTTGACTACGGCGTCGTAACGTTCCTGGGTCACCAGTCCGGCCTCCAGACGCTTGCGGAAGCCTTCTTTCACGGCTTCGTCCAGGGTCAGACGGGTGGCGGCCGCCGGGCAGATCGTGTTGGCGGTGACGCCGTATTTGCCCAGTTCACGGGCCATGGCGCGGGTCAGCGAGAACACACCGCCCTTGGCTGCACCGTAATTGGCTCCGCCCACGGTGCCGCGCCAGGCTTCGGAGCCCATGTTGATGATCCGGCCCCAGCGCTGCTCGCGCATGTAGCCTGCGGAATGATGGATCATGGAATACTGGCCGCGCAGGTGGATACCGACCACCAGGTCCCAGGATTCCACCGGCATGTTCCAGATCATCTTCGGACGCAGGACGCCGGCGTTGTTCACCAGGATGTCAACGGAGCCGAATTCGGACTTGCACAGCTCGACGGTGCGGCCGCAGGCCTCGTGATCGTCGACGCTTTCGGCCGCGACGATCGCGGTTCCGCCGGCTGCGCGGATCGCTTCTGCCGCTTCTTCCGCAGGGGAGGCGCCTTCGGTCTCGATACCGTCCTTGGCGAGGCCCGGGTCCATGATCACGACCTTGGCGCCTTCGCGGGCGAGCTCTTCGGCGATGGCGCGGCCGATGCCACGGGCGCCGCCGGTGACGATCGCTGCCCTGTTCTCGAATTTCATCTGTCGTCTCCTCGCATGATGGCAATGGCGCTCAGCGCGTCGTGGTTTTGTGCGAAACGGATTTGTAGGTGAGGTAACCGTCGAAACACTGAGCGCCGCCCTCGCGGCCGTAGCCGCTATCCTTGACCCCGCCGAAGGGGATCTCGGGCGAAGCGCCGCCGAAGTGATTGATCGACAGGATGCCGGTTTCGATCCGGTCCGTGATTTTCGCGGCCGTTTCGGCCGATTGGGTAAAGGCGTAGGTGGCAAGGCCGAAGTCGGTTGCATTCGCCCGGTCGCAGACCTTGTCGAGATCGGAGAACTTCTGCACGACCGCCACCGGACCGAACGGTTCTTCGCTCAGGATGCGGGCACTGTCCGGCACGTCGGTCAGGACGGTCGGAGCATAAAACGCGCCTGTGTCGCCAATCCGCTTCCCACCGGTGCGCAGCAATGCGCCGCAGGCAATCGCATCCTGGATCAGCTCGTCCACCGCCTGGAGACGGCGGTTATGGATCATCGGGCCCATTCCGGTGGCAGGGTCCATGGGATCGCCGACCACCAGCCTCTCGGCTGCCGCGACAAAGGCGTCGACGAAGGCGTCGTGGATGTCCTCGTGCAGGAAAAACCTTGTGGGCGAGATACAGATCTGGCCGGAATTCCGGAACTTGG contains these protein-coding regions:
- a CDS encoding acyl-CoA dehydrogenase family protein, which produces MMENRAIYEPEHEELRRAVRKFFQAELMPNIAKWEEDGIIPKELWRKAGEMGILCPTVSEEYGGAGGGFLHLSIIDEELGYTGQSSFTIQTHTDIVASYIEALGTDEQKKRWLPRMVTGEMIGAIAMTEPHAGSDLKNINTTAKRDGDEFVIKGQKTYITNGINADLVIVVCKTAPELGRNGVSLIVVDGTRPGFDRGKRLKKIGMKASDTAELFFDDVRVPVSNLLGTENGGFKQVMHEIPKERLSIATIAMSSAQKAFDTTVEFVKDRVVFGKPLIEFQNTQFKLAELKAQLTVGWAHLDHCIARHIKGELTSDEAAIAKLFNTELQCRVVDECLQLHGGWGYMAETPIARMYTDARVRRIAGGSSEIMKMLIARTL
- a CDS encoding SDR family NAD(P)-dependent oxidoreductase gives rise to the protein MKFENRAAIVTGGARGIGRAIAEELAREGAKVVIMDPGLAKDGIETEGASPAEEAAEAIRAAGGTAIVAAESVDDHEACGRTVELCKSEFGSVDILVNNAGVLRPKMIWNMPVESWDLVVGIHLRGQYSMIHHSAGYMREQRWGRIINMGSEAWRGTVGGANYGAAKGGVFSLTRAMARELGKYGVTANTICPAAATRLTLDEAVKEGFRKRLEAGLVTQERYDAVVNMGGPEHVAPFVSYLCSDDAANINGQAFRVEERKVAIYNDPEMKASLVKADDAPFTTEELRKLVPSALLQGYTNPAPAEAES